In Deltaproteobacteria bacterium, the DNA window CGCGTGGTAGTAGTTCGACCGCGCCTGCGAGTCGCCGCGCAGCAGTTGCCGCACGTCAAACTCCGCTCGCAAATCCTCGGCCTCGACGTCGAGCAGCAGTTGCGTTTCGACAGCCTCCTCCCACCGCCGAAACAGCGCCATCACCACCGAATTGTAAAAATCGTGCGACTGCTGCTCGATGTTTGCAAACGTTGCCCGGTCCAGTATTCCGACCAGGTGCGGAGGGACCAGAAACATCCGGCAGAGATCGGCGTCGGAATACTTGCGCGACTCCAAAAACTGCGCGTCCTCGTTTGTCATCCCGAGCTCGTGCAGTTTCATCCCGCGATCCAACACCGGCGTGCTGTACGCGCTCCCACCAGACAAGCCGGATCGGAATCGCTGTTGGAATTCGGCGTGCGCCGACGCGTCCTTGAACTGCCCGGGCACCTCGACCCACATGCCAGCGTGCCGCGCGCCGTTGCGCAGGAACCGCCCGGCGTAGTCCTGCGCAACCAGCGCATTGCCGATCGGATCGCGCATCGCGTCGACGACCGACAGACCCGAAAACCCATCCATCGACAACGCGCGGAGATGGAATACCTCCGAACTGGCAAGCGCGCGCTCTTGCCCGCGCCAATCTGTCACCAGATACCGCACGTCGAAGTCGGATACCTGCTCGATCTTGATCCGGTCCGGGTGCAGCGGGACCAGCGCCAGGATCTCCCCGGCCTGGCCGTAGACAATCTGCGCGTAGGCGTTGGACCGCAGGCACAAATGCGCCTGCAACATCTCGCGCAGTTCAAACGGCGATTGCCAGTCGTTCGGACGTCGGCGCAACACCCGGTCCAGCGGATGACCGCGTGCCTGCTGTGCAACCCCCCTCATGAGTCCGAAGGGGACTTTGGCCACCGCCTCCGACAATATCCGCACGCACGCCAGCACGACCGATAGTCGCATCGCGCTGTCCGGCCCGACTCGCGCGCCGCTGGCCGACACCGCGCCGACCGGCTGATACCAAAAATCGTCGTCGGCGCTCGGCCGTTCGGCCGACAGCATGCCCGCTGTGACAAACATCAGGCGCGCCGCACGACAGCGAGCGTGACGACGCTCATCGCCGACGCCCACGCCCCGCCGATCAGCAACGCAAACGCGCCGCCCCAGATCATCGCGGCGCCCGCAATGATCGCTGCCAGGCTGAGCGTTTGCGTGGCGTTGTAAACAGTCGCCGGGCTGATCGTCATACGAAAAACACCTCGCCATCGTGGATTTGCCCGGCCTCTTGCGCGCCAGCAGCAACCCCAATCGCCATCACCAATGCGACCAGCGCGTCAATGCGCCCGGTCGCTCTGGATTTCGTCAGGCGCCGCCCGCCCGTGTGGTCGGACTCCGCGATCGCCGACGCTGCTGCGGCCGTCAGCGCGGGGTGCATCCCGTGCCGCAGCGACCCATTGAGCAAGACAGCCTCGAACGCATCGATTGCCGGCGTCATGTCGCGATACCCCTGCCCGTGCGGGTGCAACCGCTCGATCCAGTGATCGAGACCGACGCGCTCGAGCGAGGCCCGGAACACGTCGATGCGCCAGCGGTCAAACGCGACGCGCTGTACGTCCCAATCGCCACACTCGTCCGCGCAAAACCGCGCGATGTCGTCGTAGTCGATCGACGCGCCGCGCGTCAAAAATAGCGCACCGTCGCGCGCCCAAACGTCGTAGGCTGCGCGGTCGCGCCTCGCGCGCTCGTACAAGCCCTGCTCCGGCGCCCAGACAAAGGGGCGCGCGCACCACACATCGTCGGCCTGCCAAACCTGCACCATCGCAGTCAGGTCCGATCGCGCCGACAGATCCAGGCCGACCCAGCACGGTTCGCCCGCGTAGTCCGGCACGGCGCCGCCGCACGCAACCCACGCGGACCGCGACACCAGCAGCGCATCGGCGGCCACACGCTGATTCGCAATGAGGTTGCGGAACGCCGCCTCCTTGCTTTTCATCCGCTTGGCCTCGTCGGCCATGCGGCGCACCTCAGCCTGATTCATCAGGTGCCAGTTCGGCTGAGCACAAGACAAGACGTCCATATCAAACGGGTCCGCGTCCTCCGGGACCGCGTACAGGATGCACTTGCTCTCCGGGTCCGCGCCCGTCATCGCATCATCGATCAGCATCGACAGCAGATCGCCATCGCTGGGCGCCTGCGTGCTGATGATGACCGTCAACGGCGATTCCTGCGCCGCGCACGCCGTTTCGAGCGCGTCGTACAGTTCGTCGCGCGGGC includes these proteins:
- a CDS encoding phage portal protein; this translates as MLSAERPSADDDFWYQPVGAVSASGARVGPDSAMRLSVVLACVRILSEAVAKVPFGLMRGVAQQARGHPLDRVLRRRPNDWQSPFELREMLQAHLCLRSNAYAQIVYGQAGEILALVPLHPDRIKIEQVSDFDVRYLVTDWRGQERALASSEVFHLRALSMDGFSGLSVVDAMRDPIGNALVAQDYAGRFLRNGARHAGMWVEVPGQFKDASAHAEFQQRFRSGLSGGSAYSTPVLDRGMKLHELGMTNEDAQFLESRKYSDADLCRMFLVPPHLVGILDRATFANIEQQSHDFYNSVVMALFRRWEEAVETQLLLDVEAEDLRAEFDVRQLLRGDSQARSNYYHAAIADGWMTRNEVRLAESMEPLDGLDEPLAPLNMGRTQPSGKPEPQPPGQNPAPRRAAAMMLAAADRAVTRECNGVERAMAKSSSAERIVEFYEAHAPWLAKVLSVDQSTADRVCAARFDELHASEGTRWQHWPTGGRSAAQKF
- a CDS encoding terminase, translated to MGVCRLRRGDLSARARRNADWIEQHLRVPEGRLVGRPVKLSPEQLRWLEEIYGSPTRRMILSFPRKNAKTTTAAFLVLLHLCGPEALPNSQLYSAARSRDQASVLFDLALKMIRLSPDLDHYLTVRDTVKEIVCTELGSEYKALSADAKTKYGLSPALVVHDELGQVVGPRDELYDALETACAAQESPLTVIISTQAPSDGDLLSMLIDDAMTGADPESKCILYAVPEDADPFDMDVLSCAQPNWHLMNQAEVRRMADEAKRMKSKEAAFRNLIANQRVAADALLVSRSAWVACGGAVPDYAGEPCWVGLDLSARSDLTAMVQVWQADDVWCARPFVWAPEQGLYERARRDRAAYDVWARDGALFLTRGASIDYDDIARFCADECGDWDVQRVAFDRWRIDVFRASLERVGLDHWIERLHPHGQGYRDMTPAIDAFEAVLLNGSLRHGMHPALTAAAASAIAESDHTGGRRLTKSRATGRIDALVALVMAIGVAAGAQEAGQIHDGEVFFV